In one Streptomyces sp. T12 genomic region, the following are encoded:
- a CDS encoding threo-3-hydroxy-L-aspartate ammonia-lyase: MTTTTPPVTLDDVRDAAARLKGVAHRTPVLRSRTLDELVGAEVFLKCENFQRVGAFKFRGAYNAASRLTPEQLTRGIAAYSSGNHAQAVALAARELGATAVIVMPEDAPPSKRAATAGYGAEIVTYDRYTGDRVAIGEALAAERGLALIPPYEHPHVIAGQGTAALELLEEVGELDALVTPVGGGGLIAGSSTVAKGLHPGIRMIGVEPEAGDDTKRSLEAGRRISIPVPHTIADGQALHTPGELTFSVNRRLVDEIALVSDDEIRDAMRFAFERLKIVVEPSGATPLAALLTGRAGALPRRVGVIISGGNIDAERFAELCGKQA; the protein is encoded by the coding sequence GTGACGACCACCACCCCGCCGGTCACCCTCGACGACGTCCGCGATGCCGCCGCGCGGCTCAAGGGCGTCGCGCACCGCACGCCGGTGCTGCGCTCGCGCACGCTCGACGAACTCGTCGGTGCCGAGGTCTTCCTCAAGTGCGAGAACTTCCAGCGCGTCGGCGCCTTCAAGTTCCGTGGCGCCTACAACGCGGCCTCGCGGCTGACGCCGGAGCAGCTCACCCGCGGCATCGCCGCCTACTCGTCCGGGAACCACGCCCAGGCCGTCGCCCTGGCCGCCCGGGAACTCGGCGCCACCGCGGTGATCGTCATGCCCGAGGACGCCCCGCCGTCGAAGCGGGCGGCGACCGCCGGCTACGGCGCTGAGATCGTCACGTACGACCGCTACACCGGCGACCGTGTCGCGATCGGCGAGGCCCTGGCCGCCGAGCGCGGCCTCGCCCTCATCCCGCCTTACGAGCACCCGCATGTCATCGCAGGTCAGGGCACTGCCGCCCTCGAACTGCTCGAAGAAGTGGGGGAGTTGGACGCACTGGTCACGCCGGTCGGCGGCGGCGGACTGATCGCCGGCAGTTCCACGGTGGCCAAGGGCCTGCACCCGGGCATCCGGATGATCGGCGTGGAGCCGGAGGCCGGCGACGACACCAAGCGATCCCTGGAGGCGGGGCGGCGCATCAGCATCCCGGTGCCGCACACCATCGCCGACGGACAGGCCCTGCACACACCCGGGGAACTGACCTTCTCCGTGAACCGGCGGCTCGTCGACGAGATCGCGCTGGTCAGCGACGACGAGATCCGGGACGCGATGCGCTTCGCGTTCGAACGCCTGAAGATCGTCGTCGAGCCGAGCGGCGCCACCCCGCTGGCCGCCCTGCTCACCGGCAGGGCGGGTGCGCTGCCGCGCCGGGTCGGCGTGATCATCTCCGGCGGCAACATCGACGCCGAGCGCTTTGCCGAGCTCTGCGGGAAGCAGGCCTGA
- a CDS encoding heavy metal translocating P-type ATPase: MTSTLTSPSADRAVSARSGHVPRRRTRLLALPEVRWAVTATALFLLALPLQFTGAPAWTWGPLYALAYATGGWEPGWEGLKALKDRTLDVDLLMVVAALGAASIGQVMDGALLIVIFATSGALEALATARTADSVRGLLDLAPATATRIGPDGTEQAVAVEELAVGDTVLVRPGERVGADGRVLDGASEVDQATITGEPLPAAKEQGDEVFAGTLNGTGALRVRVERDASDSVIARIVRMVQEASETKAPTQLFIEKVEQRYSLGMVAATLAVFAVPLAFGEAFSEALLRAMTFMIVASPCAVVLATMPPLLSAIANAGRHGVLVKSAVAMERLGQVDAVALDKTGTLTEGTPRVTDVRPLPGYGLDEDELLTLAAGAEHPSEHPLARAVVAAAHERRLGLPTAQDFASAPGVGVKALVNGRTVEVGAPARLLDHADGDASPVAALAGELEQSGRTAVLVVVDGAPAGVLGIADRLRQDAAATVASLAALTGTAPILLTGDNPRAAARLAAEAGIEDVRAGLLPQDKTGAVKELEGAGRKVMVVGDGVNDAPALAAAHIGVAMGRAGSDLALETADAVIVRDELAAVPTTVALSRRARKLVVQNLVIAGVFIAGLVTWDLVGTLPLPLGVAGHEGSTVLVGLNGLRLLRDAAWQRAATDATD, from the coding sequence ATGACTTCCACGCTCACCTCGCCGTCGGCCGACCGAGCCGTGTCCGCGCGGTCCGGCCACGTGCCCCGGCGGCGTACGCGGCTGCTCGCGCTGCCGGAGGTCCGCTGGGCCGTCACGGCCACCGCGCTGTTCCTGCTCGCGCTGCCCCTGCAGTTCACCGGAGCACCTGCCTGGACCTGGGGCCCGCTGTACGCGCTGGCGTACGCCACGGGTGGCTGGGAGCCGGGCTGGGAGGGGCTCAAGGCGCTGAAGGACAGGACCCTCGACGTCGATCTGCTGATGGTCGTCGCCGCGCTCGGCGCCGCCTCGATCGGGCAGGTGATGGACGGCGCCCTGCTGATCGTCATCTTCGCGACCTCGGGTGCCCTGGAGGCGCTCGCCACCGCCCGCACCGCCGACTCGGTACGCGGACTGCTGGACCTCGCCCCCGCCACCGCCACCCGGATCGGCCCCGACGGCACCGAACAGGCCGTTGCCGTCGAGGAGTTGGCGGTCGGCGACACCGTCCTCGTACGGCCCGGCGAGCGCGTCGGAGCCGACGGACGGGTGCTGGACGGCGCCAGTGAGGTGGACCAGGCGACCATCACCGGCGAACCACTCCCCGCGGCGAAGGAGCAGGGCGACGAGGTGTTCGCCGGCACCCTCAACGGCACCGGCGCCCTGCGCGTCCGGGTCGAACGCGACGCCTCCGACTCCGTGATCGCCCGGATCGTGCGGATGGTGCAAGAGGCGTCCGAGACCAAGGCCCCCACTCAGCTGTTCATCGAGAAGGTCGAACAGCGCTACTCGCTGGGCATGGTGGCCGCGACGCTCGCCGTGTTCGCTGTCCCGCTCGCCTTCGGTGAGGCCTTCTCCGAAGCCCTGCTGCGCGCCATGACCTTCATGATCGTGGCCTCGCCGTGCGCGGTGGTCCTGGCCACCATGCCGCCCCTGCTGTCGGCCATCGCCAACGCCGGCCGGCACGGTGTCCTGGTCAAGTCGGCGGTGGCGATGGAACGCCTCGGCCAGGTCGACGCCGTCGCGCTGGACAAGACCGGCACCCTCACCGAGGGCACGCCGCGCGTCACCGACGTACGGCCGCTGCCCGGATACGGCCTGGACGAGGACGAGTTGCTGACGCTCGCGGCGGGCGCCGAGCACCCCAGCGAACACCCGCTGGCCCGGGCCGTGGTGGCCGCGGCACACGAGCGCCGCCTCGGGCTGCCCACCGCGCAGGACTTCGCCTCCGCGCCCGGGGTCGGGGTGAAGGCCCTCGTCAACGGCCGTACGGTCGAGGTCGGCGCCCCGGCCCGCCTGCTCGACCACGCCGACGGTGACGCGAGCCCGGTCGCCGCGCTCGCCGGGGAACTCGAGCAGTCCGGCCGTACCGCCGTCCTCGTGGTCGTCGACGGCGCCCCCGCCGGAGTGCTCGGCATCGCGGACCGGCTGCGCCAGGACGCCGCCGCCACCGTCGCCTCCCTCGCCGCGCTCACCGGCACCGCCCCGATCCTGCTCACCGGCGACAACCCCCGGGCCGCCGCCCGACTGGCCGCCGAGGCCGGCATCGAGGACGTGCGTGCCGGGCTGCTGCCGCAGGACAAGACGGGCGCGGTCAAGGAGTTGGAGGGCGCGGGCCGCAAGGTGATGGTCGTCGGGGACGGTGTCAACGACGCACCCGCCCTGGCCGCCGCCCACATCGGCGTCGCCATGGGCCGGGCGGGCTCCGACCTCGCCCTGGAGACCGCCGACGCGGTGATCGTCCGCGACGAACTCGCCGCCGTCCCCACCACCGTCGCCCTCTCCCGCCGGGCCCGGAAGCTGGTCGTGCAGAACCTCGTCATCGCCGGGGTGTTCATCGCCGGCCTCGTCACCTGGGACCTGGTCGGCACCCTTCCGCTGCCGCTCGGCGTCGCGGGCCACGAGGGCTCCACGGTCCTCGTCGGCCTGAACGGACTGCGCCTGCTGCGCGACGCGGCCTGGCAGCGAGCGGCGACCGACGCGACCGACTGA
- a CDS encoding LacI family DNA-binding transcriptional regulator translates to MTRSSADGSAPRGRSRRNFAGSRPVMDDVARLAGVSKQTVSRVLNDHPSVRPETRETVLTAMRTLGYRPSRSARSLASGKTRMLGVISFDAARYGPAAILTAINTAAQEAGYLLSSIALDTAEPDTVVEAVNRLSAEGADGVIAIAPQLWVGKTLADTHLDTPLVVLENGLDVDTQQVTGDSRAGARKAVEHLLGLGHRTVWHIAGPAGWTSADHRTGSWQTCLEAAGAEVPAPLIGDWSADSGYELGRQLARRPEVTAVFASNDQMALGLLHALHESGRSVPDDVSVVGYDDIPEAAHFLPPLTTVRTDFAEIGTRSLRLLLDRLDGPAEPPRVDSLVPVDLVVRRSSGPAPGH, encoded by the coding sequence ATGACCCGCAGCTCCGCCGACGGCTCCGCTCCGAGAGGGCGCAGCAGACGGAACTTCGCGGGCTCGCGTCCCGTGATGGACGACGTGGCCCGGCTGGCCGGTGTCTCCAAGCAGACCGTCTCGCGCGTCCTCAACGACCATCCGTCGGTGCGGCCCGAGACCCGCGAGACGGTTCTGACGGCCATGCGGACGCTGGGCTACCGACCGAGCCGCAGTGCCAGATCGCTGGCCAGCGGCAAGACCCGGATGCTCGGCGTGATCTCCTTCGACGCCGCCCGCTACGGCCCCGCCGCCATCCTCACCGCGATCAACACCGCGGCCCAGGAGGCCGGTTACCTGCTGAGCTCGATCGCGCTGGACACGGCCGAGCCGGACACGGTGGTCGAGGCGGTGAACCGGCTGTCGGCCGAGGGCGCGGACGGGGTGATCGCCATCGCCCCGCAGCTGTGGGTGGGCAAGACCCTGGCGGACACCCACCTCGACACCCCACTGGTCGTGCTGGAGAACGGCCTCGACGTCGACACCCAGCAGGTCACCGGCGACTCTCGGGCCGGGGCCCGCAAGGCCGTCGAGCATCTGCTGGGGCTGGGCCACCGCACCGTGTGGCACATCGCGGGCCCGGCCGGCTGGACCTCCGCCGACCACCGGACGGGCAGCTGGCAGACCTGTCTGGAGGCGGCCGGCGCCGAGGTCCCGGCCCCGCTGATCGGCGACTGGAGCGCCGACTCCGGCTATGAGCTGGGCCGGCAGCTGGCCCGGCGCCCGGAGGTCACGGCCGTGTTCGCCTCCAACGACCAGATGGCCCTCGGCCTGCTGCACGCCCTGCACGAATCCGGCCGCTCGGTCCCGGACGACGTCAGTGTCGTGGGCTACGACGACATCCCCGAGGCCGCGCACTTCCTGCCCCCGCTGACCACCGTACGCACGGACTTCGCCGAGATCGGCACGCGTTCGCTGCGCCTGCTGCTGGACCGGCTCGACGGCCCCGCCGAGCCGCCCCGGGTCGACTCGCTGGTCCCGGTCGACCTCGTGGTCCGTCGCAGCAGCGGCCCCGCGCCGGGGCACTGA
- a CDS encoding beta-galactosidase, with amino-acid sequence MTHPHRLRIPAPAAPPLTAHLPFADAPGVADPIEVTSRWLTRSGRPWFPVSGEFHYSRYPAGEWEEELLKMKAGGVTAVASYLIWIHHEEIEGRVRFDGNRDLRRFAELCARHGLDFIPRIGPWSHAEVRNGGLPDWLLARDCTPRTDDPAYLEPVRGWFAAIAEQLRGLDRGNGGPIIAIQIENELYDQPGHLRTLKRLAQEAGLSAPMWTSTAWGGVQLPGDELLPLYGGYPEAFWTEADGGWPDTCRKHFFFTHQRDDEGIGADLRPTTVRGGAPDALADRFPWATCELGGGMAVAYHRRPRLDAADIGALGLTKIGCGSVWQGYYMFHGGTNPAGEQSTLQESHATGYPNDLPVLTYDFQAPLGEYGQYRPSYDELRLQHLLLADFGHLIAPMESVLPEGRPEGQHDRDTLRWAVRADGTSGFLFVNNHQPHEPLPDRPDTSFTVEFPGGAGTLTLPGSPVAVPAGAYFCWPLRLDVAGVRLEWATGQPVCTVGLDGHPVLVLAATDGVAPEIALDAGTVKSVSAPSGDIAEVDGRILLTGLRPGTDALVEVEAVDGGRVGLLVLDAATARTVYRGEAWGAERLVLCADGVVFDRDEVRVHSTAVRPSFAVLPAPEHPLLVDGATVAAEADGVFARYTVGGGGAEGEASAVPVTLVRPAGPAPEPSTGVLDRASAPADKYFDTVAAEYRIDVPEDLPDGTVLRLHWSGDVGRAYVGDALVADQFFSGRVWDIGRLPAGAVLRVRVLPLHADAGVHVPRDAGGAARTAAVTRAEWISSRTWAVRPPG; translated from the coding sequence GTGACCCACCCACACCGCCTGCGCATCCCCGCACCCGCCGCTCCCCCACTGACGGCTCACCTCCCGTTCGCCGACGCGCCCGGTGTCGCCGACCCGATCGAGGTGACCAGCCGCTGGCTCACCCGCTCGGGCCGCCCCTGGTTCCCGGTCTCCGGCGAGTTCCACTACTCCCGCTACCCCGCCGGGGAGTGGGAGGAGGAACTGCTGAAGATGAAGGCGGGCGGCGTGACCGCCGTGGCGAGCTACCTCATCTGGATCCACCACGAGGAGATCGAGGGCCGCGTCCGCTTCGACGGCAACCGCGACCTGCGCCGCTTCGCCGAACTGTGCGCCCGCCACGGCCTGGACTTCATCCCGCGCATCGGCCCCTGGTCCCACGCGGAGGTACGGAACGGCGGCCTGCCCGACTGGCTGCTGGCCCGCGACTGCACGCCCCGCACCGACGACCCGGCGTATCTGGAGCCGGTGCGCGGCTGGTTCGCGGCCATCGCCGAGCAGCTGCGCGGCCTCGACCGTGGCAACGGCGGCCCGATCATCGCGATCCAGATCGAGAACGAGCTCTACGACCAGCCCGGTCACCTCAGGACATTGAAGCGCCTCGCCCAGGAGGCCGGCCTGAGCGCACCGATGTGGACGTCGACCGCGTGGGGCGGCGTCCAGCTCCCGGGCGACGAACTGCTCCCCCTGTACGGGGGCTACCCCGAGGCCTTCTGGACCGAGGCGGACGGCGGCTGGCCCGACACCTGCCGCAAGCACTTCTTCTTCACCCACCAGCGCGACGACGAGGGCATCGGCGCCGATCTGCGGCCGACCACCGTCCGGGGCGGCGCCCCGGACGCCCTCGCGGACCGATTTCCCTGGGCCACCTGCGAGTTGGGCGGCGGCATGGCGGTGGCGTACCACCGGCGGCCGCGTCTCGACGCCGCCGACATCGGCGCGCTCGGGCTCACCAAGATCGGCTGCGGCTCGGTGTGGCAGGGCTACTACATGTTCCACGGCGGCACGAATCCGGCCGGGGAGCAATCCACACTCCAGGAGTCCCACGCCACCGGCTACCCCAACGACCTGCCCGTCCTGACGTACGACTTCCAGGCACCGCTCGGCGAGTACGGACAGTACCGCCCCTCGTACGACGAACTACGCCTGCAGCACCTGCTGTTGGCGGACTTCGGCCACCTCATCGCCCCGATGGAGTCCGTGCTGCCGGAGGGTCGGCCTGAGGGCCAGCATGATCGGGACACGCTGCGCTGGGCGGTCCGCGCGGACGGCACCTCGGGCTTCCTGTTCGTCAACAACCACCAGCCGCACGAACCCCTGCCCGACCGTCCGGACACCTCCTTCACCGTCGAATTCCCGGGCGGCGCCGGGACGTTGACGCTGCCCGGCTCGCCCGTCGCCGTGCCCGCCGGAGCCTACTTCTGCTGGCCGCTGCGGCTCGACGTCGCGGGTGTGCGGCTGGAGTGGGCGACCGGGCAGCCGGTGTGCACGGTCGGCCTGGACGGCCATCCGGTCCTGGTGCTGGCCGCCACCGACGGCGTCGCGCCCGAAATCGCCCTGGACGCGGGCACGGTGAAGTCCGTGAGCGCGCCGTCCGGGGACATCGCCGAGGTGGACGGCCGGATCCTGCTGACCGGACTGCGGCCCGGCACCGACGCGCTGGTCGAGGTGGAGGCGGTGGACGGCGGGCGGGTCGGCCTGCTGGTGCTGGACGCGGCGACGGCTCGTACCGTCTACCGGGGTGAGGCCTGGGGCGCCGAGCGGCTGGTGCTGTGCGCGGACGGGGTCGTCTTCGACCGCGACGAGGTGCGGGTGCACAGCACTGCCGTACGACCGTCGTTCGCCGTGCTGCCCGCGCCGGAGCATCCGCTGCTGGTGGACGGTGCGACGGTGGCCGCCGAGGCGGACGGGGTGTTCGCCCGCTACACCGTCGGGGGCGGCGGCGCGGAGGGTGAGGCCTCCGCGGTGCCGGTCACCCTCGTCCGGCCTGCCGGTCCGGCACCCGAGCCCTCGACCGGCGTGCTGGACCGGGCGAGCGCGCCTGCCGACAAGTACTTCGACACGGTGGCCGCCGAGTACCGCATCGACGTACCGGAGGATCTCCCGGACGGCACCGTCCTGCGGCTGCACTGGAGCGGGGACGTGGGGCGGGCGTATGTGGGGGACGCGTTGGTCGCCGACCAGTTCTTCTCGGGGCGGGTCTGGGACATCGGACGGCTCCCGGCGGGAGCGGTGCTGCGGGTGCGGGTACTGCCGCTGCACGCCGACGCCGGAGTCCACGTGCCGCGGGACGCAGGGGGCGCGGCGCGGACGGCTGCCGTGACGCGGGCCGAGTGGATCAGCAGCCGTACCTGGGCGGTCCGACCGCCGGGCTGA
- a CDS encoding sugar MFS transporter, which produces MTVTSAPPNPRVFSPAAVVASCVGFMLIGVLQALYGPAIPAFREEFGLSPSAAGLGLSAHFVGGVAGVLLFDRLYGRIGNRRILGASYLLMAVGAAGLALAPNWPAALAMALLAGLGFGGIDYGLNQLFAVGFGHRSTAMLNFLHAHFGIGAILSPVLIGVVGAAHYPAIFLGFALANLPLLLCLRGVRDRAPQPSEAAGESHGGQVLARSLGSVLAVFVTLYVLHVGIEAGVGGWEPTHLETVGYGAGFAATATSVYWLMMTVGRFLVAPIALRFSAQAIITVSCAGMTVCLLLATVPGAAPYAYAGVGLFIAPIFPTGLPWLHRAAPRARRAGAVVIAASMVGGVVAGPALGKAIEWSGIRAVPLLLSGVSALCLAATLWLIRSTRTR; this is translated from the coding sequence ATGACAGTGACGTCGGCACCCCCGAACCCCCGGGTCTTCAGCCCCGCCGCCGTAGTCGCCTCCTGCGTGGGCTTCATGCTCATCGGCGTCCTCCAGGCTCTGTACGGCCCCGCGATTCCCGCCTTCCGCGAGGAGTTCGGCCTGTCCCCGTCGGCGGCCGGCCTCGGGCTGAGCGCGCACTTCGTCGGCGGGGTGGCCGGCGTGCTGCTCTTCGACCGGCTCTACGGCCGGATCGGCAACCGGCGGATCCTGGGCGCCTCGTATCTGCTGATGGCCGTCGGCGCAGCCGGCTTGGCGCTGGCGCCGAACTGGCCGGCCGCCCTGGCCATGGCCCTGCTGGCCGGGCTCGGCTTCGGCGGTATCGACTACGGCCTCAACCAGCTGTTCGCGGTCGGGTTCGGGCACCGCTCGACCGCCATGCTCAACTTCCTCCACGCCCACTTCGGCATCGGCGCGATCCTCAGCCCGGTTCTGATCGGCGTGGTCGGCGCCGCACACTACCCGGCCATCTTCCTCGGCTTCGCGCTGGCCAACCTGCCGCTGCTGCTGTGCCTGCGCGGCGTCCGCGACCGGGCGCCGCAGCCGTCCGAGGCGGCCGGCGAGTCGCACGGCGGCCAGGTCCTCGCCCGCAGCCTCGGCTCCGTGCTCGCCGTGTTCGTCACCCTGTACGTGCTGCACGTCGGCATCGAGGCAGGTGTCGGCGGCTGGGAACCGACCCATCTGGAGACCGTCGGGTACGGCGCCGGATTCGCCGCGACCGCCACGTCCGTGTACTGGCTGATGATGACGGTCGGCCGCTTCCTGGTCGCCCCGATCGCGCTGCGCTTCTCGGCCCAGGCCATCATCACGGTCTCGTGCGCGGGCATGACGGTGTGCCTGCTGCTCGCCACGGTTCCGGGGGCGGCCCCCTACGCGTACGCCGGCGTCGGCCTGTTCATCGCGCCGATCTTCCCCACCGGCCTGCCGTGGCTCCACCGGGCGGCCCCGCGGGCCCGCAGAGCGGGAGCGGTGGTCATCGCCGCCTCCATGGTCGGCGGCGTGGTGGCGGGCCCGGCGCTGGGCAAGGCCATCGAGTGGTCCGGGATCCGCGCGGTCCCGCTCCTGCTGTCCGGCGTCTCGGCGCTGTGCCTGGCCGCCACGCTCTGGCTGATCCGCAGTACCCGCACTCGCTGA
- a CDS encoding transcriptional regulator, translating into MAAEPGLESERDAIVAALTPVIDGLAATFGPMCEVVLHDYRRPEKSVVAVAGSVTGRAVGGAMSEIGMRIVARGDGAGDELNYVTRTRGGKLVKASTMVLRDSTGTVFGALCVNLDITAVSDAHALLGALAGIGGTPADVPVTTFGNDIDSVVDAILDAHQIRQNGSWAALDRAQRLELFRGLDERGVFAVRRAIEQVAARLGISRASAYSYLSQARADARTVPDRAPDGTTDRAPDRPADRAATDKTSPGGHA; encoded by the coding sequence ATGGCGGCCGAGCCGGGCCTGGAATCCGAGCGGGACGCGATCGTCGCCGCGCTGACGCCCGTCATCGACGGGCTCGCGGCCACGTTCGGGCCGATGTGCGAGGTGGTCCTGCATGACTACCGGCGGCCGGAGAAGTCCGTGGTCGCCGTGGCCGGGTCGGTGACCGGGCGGGCCGTGGGCGGGGCGATGAGCGAGATCGGCATGCGGATCGTCGCGCGCGGTGACGGGGCGGGCGACGAGCTGAACTACGTCACCAGGACCCGGGGCGGCAAGCTGGTCAAGGCGTCCACCATGGTGCTGCGGGACTCCACGGGCACCGTGTTCGGCGCCCTCTGCGTCAACCTGGACATCACCGCCGTCAGCGACGCCCACGCCCTGCTCGGTGCCCTCGCCGGCATCGGCGGCACCCCGGCCGACGTGCCCGTCACCACCTTCGGCAACGACATCGACTCCGTAGTCGACGCCATCCTCGACGCCCACCAGATCCGGCAGAACGGCAGTTGGGCCGCCCTCGACCGCGCCCAGCGCCTGGAGCTGTTCCGCGGCCTGGACGAGCGGGGCGTCTTCGCCGTGCGGCGGGCGATCGAACAGGTCGCGGCCCGGCTCGGCATCTCCCGTGCGTCCGCCTACAGCTATCTGTCGCAGGCGCGCGCCGACGCCCGGACGGTGCCGGACCGGGCGCCGGACGGCACGACCGACCGAGCGCCGGACCGCCCGGCCGATCGCGCAGCGACCGACAAGACATCCCCTGGAGGACACGCGTGA
- a CDS encoding beta-galactosidase, translated as MSALTTSPDGFLLHGEPFRIISGAMHYFRIHPDQWADRLRKARLMGLNSVETYVPWNLHQPDPDGPLVLDGFLDLPRYLRLARDEGLHVLLRPGPFICAEWDDGGLPAWLIADHDIQLRTSDPRFTGAIDRYLDALLPPLLPYMAAAGGPVIAVQVENEYGAYGDDSAYLKHLEQAFRSQGVEELLFTCDQANPEHQAAGSLPGVLATATFGSRVEQNLAELRRHQPEGPLMCAEFWIGWFDHWGGPHHVRDAADAAADLDRLLSAGASVNIYMFHGGTNFGFTNGANHKHAYEPTVTSYDYDAALTECGDPGPKYHAFREVIARHATIPDEPAPAPVPKLPPVAVKLDRLAPLLPHASTLAEPVRTDDPATMNDLGLQTGYALYRTTFEAAGDGLLHFAGGVGDRAQVFVDGAPVGVLERERHDETLPVRVPRPGATLEVLVENMGGVNYGPRIGAPKGLLGPATFNGTPLRGWDCHPLPLHNLDAVPFEPSDAPTAAEPAFHHGTFEVDTPADTFLALPGWTKGQAWINGFHLGRYWNRGPQHTLYVPAPVLRPGTNDLVVLELHATTATRAQLTDTADLGPENTW; from the coding sequence ATGTCCGCTCTGACGACGTCCCCCGACGGTTTTCTGCTGCACGGCGAGCCGTTCCGGATCATCTCCGGCGCGATGCACTACTTCCGGATCCACCCCGACCAGTGGGCCGACCGGCTGCGCAAGGCCCGCCTGATGGGGCTCAACTCGGTGGAGACGTATGTGCCGTGGAACCTCCACCAGCCCGATCCGGACGGCCCCCTCGTCCTCGACGGCTTCCTCGACCTGCCCCGCTATCTGCGCCTCGCCCGCGACGAGGGCCTGCACGTCCTGCTGCGCCCGGGGCCGTTCATCTGCGCCGAGTGGGACGACGGCGGTCTGCCCGCGTGGCTGATCGCGGACCACGACATCCAGCTGCGCACCAGCGACCCACGCTTCACCGGGGCGATCGACCGCTACCTCGACGCCCTGCTGCCTCCGCTGCTGCCGTACATGGCCGCGGCGGGCGGCCCGGTGATCGCCGTACAGGTGGAGAACGAGTACGGGGCCTACGGCGACGACTCCGCCTACCTCAAACACCTCGAACAGGCCTTCCGTTCCCAGGGCGTCGAGGAGCTGCTCTTCACCTGCGACCAGGCCAACCCCGAGCACCAGGCCGCCGGAAGCCTCCCCGGTGTACTGGCCACGGCCACCTTCGGCAGCCGGGTCGAGCAGAACCTGGCGGAGCTGCGCAGGCATCAGCCCGAGGGCCCCTTGATGTGCGCGGAGTTCTGGATCGGCTGGTTCGACCACTGGGGCGGGCCGCACCATGTGCGGGACGCGGCCGACGCCGCGGCCGACCTGGACCGCCTGCTGTCCGCGGGCGCCTCGGTCAACATCTACATGTTCCACGGCGGCACCAACTTCGGCTTCACCAACGGCGCCAACCACAAGCACGCCTACGAGCCCACCGTCACCTCCTACGACTACGACGCGGCCCTCACCGAGTGCGGCGACCCGGGCCCCAAGTACCACGCCTTCCGCGAGGTCATCGCCCGCCACGCGACGATTCCCGACGAGCCCGCTCCCGCACCTGTCCCCAAACTCCCGCCCGTCGCCGTCAAGTTGGACCGCCTGGCCCCGCTCCTCCCCCACGCCTCCACCCTCGCCGAACCGGTCCGCACCGACGACCCGGCCACGATGAACGACCTGGGCCTGCAGACCGGTTACGCCCTCTACCGCACGACCTTCGAGGCGGCGGGCGACGGTCTGCTGCACTTCGCGGGCGGTGTCGGCGACCGCGCCCAGGTCTTCGTCGACGGCGCCCCCGTCGGCGTCCTCGAACGCGAACGCCACGACGAGACCCTCCCCGTACGCGTCCCGCGCCCCGGCGCCACGCTGGAGGTCCTCGTCGAGAACATGGGCGGCGTCAACTACGGCCCCCGCATCGGCGCCCCCAAGGGCCTCCTCGGCCCTGCCACCTTCAACGGCACCCCCCTGCGGGGCTGGGACTGCCACCCCCTGCCGCTGCACAACCTGGACGCTGTGCCGTTCGAGCCGTCCGACGCGCCCACGGCCGCCGAACCCGCCTTCCACCACGGCACCTTCGAGGTCGACACCCCGGCCGACACCTTCCTCGCCCTGCCCGGCTGGACCAAGGGCCAGGCCTGGATCAACGGCTTCCACCTCGGCCGCTACTGGAACCGCGGCCCGCAGCACACCCTGTACGTCCCCGCGCCGGTCCTGCGCCCGGGCACCAACGACCTCGTCGTCCTGGAACTGCACGCCACCACCGCCACGCGCGCCCAGCTCACCGACACCGCAGACCTCGGACCGGAGAACACCTGGTGA